One genomic window of Parabacteroides pacaensis includes the following:
- the tamL gene encoding translocation and assembly module lipoprotein TamL gives MPPYYLYGILVIFCVSCSTTKNLPEGEVLYTGIKDITVTEEDKTKAGQNALTEVEAALSYPPNNALLGSSKIRFPLPFGLWIYNGFQKYKHGVGKWIFDKLAAKPVFISTVNPELRTKVAQNLLREYGYFNGSTAYDVVFYDKNNDRKAKIDYSINMAQPYTYDSITYPLRYVPADRLIQSSIPESLLKVGDNFNVVTLDAERQRLTNILRNNGYFYFRPDFINFLADTVQVPGKVNLRVQPKENLPASAIHPWYVGDITVFLIGSGGQQPTDSLRYKDIMIHYSKPLNIRPKVLYNRFKFSPGDLYMAQQQEKTQRQLAQLGIFRYAEMQYFPQDTTSKCDTLNLHVNAAFDLPLDGELEVNVTSKSNDQIGPGAIFTITKKNMFKGGETFSVRLRGSYEWQTGKKVEGSNSVINSYEFGIGATLNIPRIAFPWLSRKEYDFPATTTFRLYADQLNRAKYFKMLSFGGSATYDFQPTPTSKHSVVPFELTYNLLQHTTERFDSIVVDNPALYKSLENQFIPAMSYTYTYDNASVSTVRNPFWWQSSIKSAGNILSLFYAAAGQKFSKKDKELFGNKFAQFMKLTSEVRYYYKIDKNQTLAMRLMGGIIYSYGNSNVAPYNEQFYIGGANSIRAFTVRSIGPGSFHPEYDIDDPKKNYAYMDEIGDIKLEANIEYRFHILGDLYGATFLDAGNVWLVRNDPNRPGGQFKLDGLGKEIALGTGLGLRYDLKFLVVRLDMGIPLHVPYETSKSGYYNITGKFRKNLAWHLAIGYPF, from the coding sequence ATGCCTCCTTATTATTTATACGGAATATTAGTCATCTTCTGTGTTTCCTGTTCTACCACGAAGAACCTTCCCGAAGGAGAAGTCTTATATACAGGCATAAAAGATATCACCGTAACGGAGGAAGATAAAACCAAGGCGGGACAAAATGCCCTTACCGAGGTAGAAGCAGCTCTTTCTTACCCGCCGAACAATGCCTTGCTGGGAAGTTCCAAGATACGTTTTCCGCTCCCCTTCGGTTTGTGGATCTACAATGGGTTCCAGAAGTATAAACATGGGGTAGGCAAATGGATATTCGACAAATTGGCTGCCAAACCGGTGTTTATTTCCACCGTTAACCCTGAACTGCGCACAAAAGTAGCCCAGAATTTATTGCGGGAATACGGATACTTTAACGGCTCTACCGCATACGATGTGGTTTTCTACGATAAAAATAACGACCGGAAAGCTAAAATAGATTATTCCATTAACATGGCACAGCCGTATACCTACGACAGCATTACATATCCTCTGCGCTATGTTCCGGCAGACCGTTTGATACAAAGTTCCATTCCGGAAAGTTTATTGAAAGTGGGAGATAATTTCAATGTGGTTACCCTCGATGCCGAACGTCAACGGTTAACCAATATCCTGAGAAATAACGGATATTTTTATTTCCGTCCGGACTTTATCAATTTTCTGGCCGATACGGTACAAGTTCCCGGTAAAGTAAACCTACGGGTACAGCCGAAAGAGAATCTGCCGGCATCTGCTATCCATCCCTGGTATGTTGGCGACATTACTGTCTTCCTTATCGGTAGCGGAGGGCAGCAACCTACGGATTCGCTCCGGTATAAGGATATCATGATTCATTACAGCAAGCCGCTTAACATCCGTCCGAAAGTATTATATAACCGGTTCAAATTTTCTCCGGGCGATCTGTATATGGCTCAACAACAGGAAAAGACACAACGGCAACTGGCGCAGTTAGGTATATTCCGGTATGCGGAAATGCAGTATTTTCCACAAGATACCACCTCGAAATGCGATACGTTGAATTTGCATGTCAATGCAGCATTCGATTTACCGCTGGATGGAGAACTGGAAGTAAACGTTACTTCCAAGAGTAACGACCAGATAGGCCCCGGAGCTATCTTCACCATTACGAAGAAGAATATGTTCAAAGGAGGAGAGACTTTTTCGGTGCGTTTGCGCGGATCGTACGAATGGCAGACGGGAAAAAAGGTAGAAGGAAGCAACTCGGTGATCAATTCGTATGAATTCGGCATCGGAGCCACTTTGAATATCCCGCGGATTGCCTTCCCCTGGTTATCCCGCAAGGAATACGATTTCCCGGCAACCACTACTTTCCGGTTATATGCCGACCAGCTAAACCGGGCGAAGTATTTCAAGATGCTTTCTTTCGGAGGAAGTGCCACCTACGATTTCCAACCGACCCCTACCAGCAAACATTCGGTTGTACCCTTCGAACTTACATACAATCTGTTACAACATACCACGGAGCGGTTCGACTCGATTGTAGTGGATAATCCGGCTTTATATAAGAGCTTGGAAAACCAGTTTATCCCGGCAATGAGTTACACGTATACATACGACAATGCAAGTGTTTCAACGGTGAGGAATCCTTTCTGGTGGCAATCGTCCATTAAGTCCGCCGGAAACATCCTGTCTTTGTTTTATGCGGCTGCCGGGCAAAAATTCAGTAAAAAGGACAAAGAGCTCTTCGGCAACAAGTTTGCCCAGTTTATGAAGTTGACTTCGGAAGTCCGCTATTATTATAAGATCGATAAGAATCAAACACTGGCTATGAGGCTGATGGGGGGAATTATTTATTCGTATGGAAACTCGAATGTAGCACCTTATAACGAACAGTTTTATATTGGAGGTGCTAATAGTATCCGCGCCTTTACGGTACGTTCCATCGGGCCGGGTAGTTTCCATCCGGAATATGATATAGACGACCCGAAGAAGAATTATGCCTATATGGATGAAATAGGGGATATAAAACTAGAGGCTAATATCGAATACCGTTTCCATATATTAGGCGATTTATACGGGGCTACTTTCCTGGATGCCGGAAACGTCTGGTTGGTACGGAACGATCCGAACCGTCCGGGTGGTCAATTTAAGCTGGATGGCCTGGGCAAGGAAATTGCATTAGGTACGGGACTCGGTTTACGGTACGATTTGAAGTTTTTGGTGGTACGCCTGGATATGGGTATCCCTTTACATGTTCCTTACGAAACTTCCAAAAGCGGATATTATAATATTACCGGTAAGTTCAGGAAGAACCTGGCATGGCACTTGGCGATAGGGTATCCGTTCTAA
- a CDS encoding family 43 glycosylhydrolase, giving the protein MKKILFSFLAWTVFVSIVWGQSQATFTNPVIHGDVADPTILRIGKTYYAAGTSSEWAPFYPLFTSTDLINWKQAGHIFDEQPEWTRSSFWAPELFYHNKKIYAYYTARRKKDGVSYIGVATSSDPAKGFKDHGIVVEFGKEAIDAFVLEDQGQLYITWKAYGLDNRPIELLASKLSADGLRLEGEPFSLLRDDERRGMEGQHWFKKGDYYYILYAVNGCCGPQSDYAVSIARSKNLQGPYEKYKGNPILHGGGKVQSCGHGTITTTPDGRMFYLCHAYLSGADFYQGRQPILQELVMGDDQWFRFATGEVATLQQPLPFPHTKQQPVKDFEDRFNGKKLNLAWTWNYVYSSIDTRLKNGTLFLSGTPKQEYQTGTALCLRPVKANYTVVTQVVNRNNSFKGITMYGDDRNLMALGCQGNDLILKLVNKGKEYIVYRETLDALSKQTSPVPSVYLKMKVTEGCRCTFFYSPDGKEWSEIEDTRPEHSPGSLTQWDRVARPGLLHCGKKDEPGAFSFFNMHLN; this is encoded by the coding sequence ATGAAAAAGATTTTATTCTCATTTCTTGCCTGGACCGTTTTTGTTTCTATCGTTTGGGGACAATCGCAGGCTACCTTTACCAACCCGGTGATTCACGGGGATGTAGCAGACCCTACTATCTTGCGTATCGGAAAAACATATTATGCAGCCGGCACCTCTTCGGAATGGGCTCCTTTCTATCCGCTTTTTACCTCCACCGATTTAATCAACTGGAAACAAGCAGGACATATCTTCGATGAACAGCCGGAGTGGACCCGTTCTTCTTTTTGGGCTCCCGAATTATTTTATCATAATAAGAAGATATATGCCTATTATACAGCACGTAGAAAAAAAGATGGTGTGTCGTACATTGGTGTGGCAACCTCTTCGGACCCCGCCAAAGGGTTTAAAGACCATGGAATCGTGGTCGAATTCGGCAAAGAGGCCATCGATGCTTTCGTGTTGGAAGACCAAGGCCAACTGTATATCACCTGGAAAGCATACGGGTTGGACAACCGTCCTATCGAACTTCTGGCAAGCAAGCTTTCTGCCGACGGTCTCCGGCTGGAGGGGGAACCCTTCTCGTTGCTACGCGACGATGAAAGACGGGGCATGGAAGGCCAGCATTGGTTTAAGAAAGGAGATTATTATTACATCCTGTATGCTGTAAACGGTTGTTGCGGGCCCCAGAGCGACTATGCCGTTTCCATAGCACGCTCTAAAAACCTGCAAGGGCCTTACGAAAAGTATAAAGGAAACCCCATCTTGCACGGAGGGGGTAAAGTCCAGTCTTGCGGGCATGGAACCATCACTACTACACCGGACGGGCGCATGTTTTACCTATGCCATGCGTATCTTTCCGGGGCTGACTTTTACCAAGGCCGGCAGCCTATCCTCCAGGAATTAGTAATGGGAGACGACCAATGGTTCCGCTTTGCTACCGGCGAAGTAGCTACCTTGCAACAGCCTCTCCCTTTCCCCCATACCAAGCAACAGCCTGTAAAAGATTTTGAGGATCGGTTCAACGGCAAAAAATTGAATCTTGCGTGGACTTGGAACTATGTGTACTCTTCTATCGATACCCGTTTGAAGAACGGTACTCTATTCTTAAGCGGCACGCCCAAACAGGAATATCAGACCGGAACTGCTTTATGCCTCCGTCCGGTGAAAGCGAATTATACGGTAGTAACCCAAGTGGTTAACCGGAATAACAGCTTCAAAGGAATTACTATGTACGGAGACGACCGGAACCTGATGGCTTTGGGTTGCCAAGGTAACGATTTAATTCTTAAACTGGTTAACAAAGGGAAAGAGTACATAGTCTACCGGGAAACGTTAGATGCTTTAAGCAAACAGACTTCGCCCGTACCGTCGGTTTACCTGAAAATGAAAGTGACGGAAGGTTGTCGCTGTACGTTCTTTTACAGTCCTGACGGAAAAGAATGGAGCGAAATAGAAGATACCCGTCCCGAACACTCACCCGGAAGCCTTACCCAATGGGACCGGGTCGCACGTCCGGGGTTACTTCATTGCGGGAAAAAAGACGAGCCGGGGGCATTCTCCTTTTTCAACATGCATCTGAATTAA
- a CDS encoding IS110 family RNA-guided transposase: protein MEKLVIGIDFSKETMNFCCLQGSVDGVVLEGAVSNDREGCREMIRKLRALHNGLKVCDFLFCGENTGCYSLEVADYLFSKKYLIWLENPLQIKLSSGMRREKTDAADARMIAEYAFRYHDKAKGYNPQPKSIQKLKAWLKAHDYLRGIKVSLQNLLQSMPVVPGTLQETLEDIVAQLKQTDKKIRELLKKEDEFSMNASLMMSVPGISCISTAAILVDTCNFTRFTNPRKYATHTGCVPHKHDSGTTIHRKPQVSKASNRYINSLLTQGAVSLITHNQEIKEYVIKKKKEGKHTGCIINNIRNKIIHRLFAVIREQKSFDPNHRCEMQKKMHLQVGSGDTSF, encoded by the coding sequence ATGGAAAAGTTGGTAATTGGAATTGATTTTAGCAAAGAAACGATGAATTTTTGTTGTCTGCAAGGTTCTGTAGACGGGGTTGTCCTTGAAGGTGCAGTGAGCAATGACCGGGAGGGTTGCCGGGAAATGATTCGTAAGCTAAGAGCCTTGCACAATGGCTTAAAAGTGTGCGATTTTCTCTTTTGCGGTGAGAATACCGGTTGTTATAGCCTTGAAGTGGCTGATTATCTTTTTTCAAAGAAATACCTCATCTGGCTTGAAAATCCCCTTCAAATCAAGTTAAGCAGTGGCATGCGCAGGGAAAAGACGGATGCGGCCGATGCGCGTATGATTGCGGAATATGCATTCCGCTACCACGATAAGGCCAAAGGTTACAATCCCCAGCCAAAGAGCATCCAAAAGCTCAAGGCATGGCTCAAGGCACACGATTACCTGAGAGGAATTAAAGTCTCCCTGCAGAACCTCTTGCAAAGCATGCCGGTAGTACCCGGCACATTGCAAGAGACCCTGGAGGACATCGTGGCCCAACTCAAGCAAACGGATAAGAAGATAAGGGAACTGCTTAAGAAAGAAGATGAATTTTCCATGAATGCTTCCCTGATGATGAGCGTGCCGGGGATATCTTGTATCTCAACGGCTGCCATTTTGGTTGATACCTGTAACTTTACCCGCTTTACCAACCCACGCAAATATGCCACCCACACAGGTTGTGTTCCCCATAAGCATGATTCGGGCACTACCATACACCGCAAGCCACAAGTAAGCAAGGCATCAAACAGGTATATTAACTCGCTTCTCACCCAGGGAGCCGTGTCACTTATAACCCATAATCAAGAGATTAAAGAATACGTAATCAAAAAAAAGAAGGAAGGGAAACACACCGGATGCATTATCAATAACATCAGAAATAAAATAATACACAGACTTTTTGCTGTCATCAGGGAACAGAAATCCTTTGACCCCAACCACAGGTGTGAAATGCAAAAAAAGATGCACCTCCAAGTTGGAAGTGGAGATACATCCTTTTAA
- a CDS encoding putative DNA modification/repair radical SAM protein — protein sequence MDSSVIERLKILAESAKYDVSCASSGTSRSHKKGQIGSAAGWGICHSFTEDGRCVSLLKIMLTNYCIYDCAYCINRRSNDLKRATLSVSEIVDLTIEFYRRNYIEGLFLSSGVVRTPDYTMERLVGVAKVLRTVHRYNGYIHLKSIPGASEELVHEAGLYADRLSVNIEIPNERSLQLLAPEKNFQSVFAPMNYIRQGILQSAEDRKKYRHAPRFAPAGQSTQMIVGATSDTDRDILHLSSALYSRPTMKRVYYSGFIPVNEYDNRLPALKQPPLVRENRLYQADWLLRFYQFKVDEIVDDAYPDLDLEVDPKLAWALRHPEVFPVDINKADYELLLRVPGIGVKSAKLIIVSRRYGRLGTDQLKKMGLVMKKAQYFITCHELPVQTVNELTPATVRKLLTQKAGNKADTRQLLIPFQD from the coding sequence ATGGACTCCAGTGTGATTGAAAGATTAAAGATTCTGGCTGAATCTGCCAAATACGATGTTTCCTGTGCCTCTAGCGGTACTTCCCGTTCCCATAAAAAAGGACAGATCGGAAGTGCGGCAGGGTGGGGGATTTGCCATAGCTTTACCGAAGACGGCAGGTGTGTATCCCTCCTGAAAATTATGCTTACCAATTACTGTATATACGATTGTGCTTATTGTATCAACCGGAGAAGTAACGATCTGAAACGTGCCACTCTTTCTGTTTCCGAAATTGTGGATCTTACCATCGAATTTTACCGGCGCAATTATATAGAAGGTCTTTTTTTGAGTTCCGGAGTAGTACGTACCCCAGACTATACGATGGAACGCCTGGTAGGTGTGGCGAAAGTGCTGCGGACGGTCCACCGCTATAATGGCTATATCCATTTAAAGAGTATTCCCGGAGCCAGTGAAGAATTGGTACATGAGGCAGGTTTGTATGCAGACCGGTTAAGCGTGAACATAGAGATTCCGAATGAACGGAGTTTGCAGTTGCTTGCACCGGAGAAGAATTTTCAAAGTGTTTTCGCTCCAATGAATTATATTCGCCAAGGTATTTTGCAGAGTGCGGAAGACAGGAAAAAGTACCGGCATGCTCCCCGTTTTGCTCCTGCCGGCCAGAGCACACAGATGATTGTGGGAGCAACGTCTGATACAGACCGGGATATTCTTCATTTGTCGTCGGCTCTGTATAGCCGTCCTACTATGAAACGGGTATATTATTCCGGCTTTATTCCGGTAAATGAATATGACAACCGGTTACCGGCGTTGAAACAACCTCCCTTAGTCCGCGAAAACAGGCTCTACCAGGCAGACTGGTTGCTTCGGTTTTATCAGTTCAAAGTAGATGAAATTGTAGATGATGCCTATCCTGACCTGGATTTGGAAGTAGATCCTAAATTAGCCTGGGCATTGCGCCATCCGGAGGTTTTCCCTGTGGATATAAATAAAGCCGATTATGAATTATTGCTCCGTGTACCGGGAATCGGAGTAAAATCTGCCAAGCTTATTATCGTTTCCCGCAGATACGGGCGTTTAGGTACAGACCAGCTAAAGAAAATGGGGCTGGTAATGAAAAAAGCCCAATATTTCATTACTTGCCACGAATTACCGGTACAGACAGTAAATGAACTTACACCGGCTACTGTTCGCAAGCTTCTTACCCAGAAAGCCGGTAATAAAGCGGATACCCGGCAGTTGTTAATTCCTTTTCAAGATTAA
- a CDS encoding TIGR03915 family putative DNA repair protein: MVVFIYDKTFEGLLTSVFDAYFRKTFPDQLLAEGELLPLFCEEAVTIYTDEAKANRVWKGLERKLSKMALSSLIMTWLSELPGIDMLLFRYIRKTIDAVSSIELNFGDPDVLEISKIWKKVSHERHHAIQFARFQKTIDDTYFSAFEPLYNILPVAIGYFKDRFADQKWLIYDIKREYGYYYDLKEVTEIHFEQKEAHLISGILSEELLSKDEKLFQQLWKQYFQSISIQERRNLKLHRQNMPVRFWKYLPEKQK, from the coding sequence ATGGTTGTGTTTATTTACGATAAAACTTTCGAAGGCCTTCTGACTTCTGTTTTTGATGCGTATTTCCGTAAAACTTTTCCTGATCAGCTTTTGGCGGAGGGCGAATTATTACCGCTTTTTTGCGAAGAGGCAGTCACTATTTATACAGATGAAGCGAAAGCCAACCGGGTGTGGAAAGGACTGGAAAGAAAACTTTCCAAGATGGCTCTTTCGTCGCTCATCATGACCTGGCTCTCGGAATTGCCAGGAATAGATATGCTTCTTTTCCGTTATATCCGCAAAACTATAGATGCGGTCTCTTCCATTGAACTTAATTTTGGTGACCCGGATGTGTTGGAGATTTCCAAGATATGGAAAAAAGTAAGCCATGAGCGTCATCATGCCATCCAATTTGCCCGTTTCCAGAAAACAATAGACGATACTTATTTTTCAGCTTTTGAGCCTTTATATAATATATTGCCTGTAGCGATAGGATATTTTAAAGACCGTTTTGCCGACCAGAAATGGCTCATTTATGATATTAAACGGGAATATGGTTATTATTATGACCTGAAAGAAGTAACAGAAATACATTTTGAACAAAAGGAAGCGCATCTTATTTCCGGAATTCTTTCCGAAGAGTTGCTTTCAAAAGATGAAAAGCTTTTCCAGCAACTCTGGAAACAGTATTTTCAGTCTATTTCCATCCAGGAACGCCGGAATCTTAAACTTCACCGTCAAAATATGCCGGTTCGTTTCTGGAAATATCTTCCGGAAAAACAAAAGTAA
- a CDS encoding SusC/RagA family TonB-linked outer membrane protein: MDLIPIKSKRKLAMALFLCAVLIGMCPPSVAADTGNKWPVPEIQQSKTPAKRTLIGTVTDASTGETLVGVNIVVKGTTQGTVTDLDGKYSIEVPNKSELVVSYIGYKTQTIEVGDLGVLNIKMSGNNEMLDEVVVVGAGTQKKVSVTGAITTTQGFMLKTPSSSLTTSLAGKLAGVISTMSSGEPGSTSSFYIRGINTFGGVATPLILLDGVEISAGDLNRIPAEGIESFSILKDASATAIYGNRGANGVMLVTTKSGKENTKATIKVSLEAAYFRPMNRPEFADGPTFMRVYNEAQQARSSIAVAPHYSDEDIANTASGINPYVYPNVDWYDELFRSGNYNQRINVNVSGGASRVTYYMSLQANHDTGLLDAPSNYAFNPNINHWEYNFQNNISYKMTNTTTVDLRMMAQIGNQKGPNYSTSDLYASVMRANPISFPAYFPAQENDEYIRYGNAEVKSGVYGQNPYEYMMSSFREDNYNTLNTSLNISQKFDFITPGLSAKALVNFKNWSNSYYNRSLTPYFYRVQPGSYNSESNEYDLLLLQQGTDFVNQSGITKSADQTFYFDARVDWKRSFDRHNVTGMLMYMMREFRNDILPNRNQGYSGRFTYDYDNRYLVEFNFGYNGSERLAKEDRFEFFPAASLGWVVSGEKFWEPIAPYVDHFKIRGSYGLVGSDQFDGGAQHFLYQNQVGIGGGAEWNTGLPTSLLKRTGHSFNILAVQNAGWEHVKKLDIGADFSLFNQFNITFDYFRDHRDRILMRRASFPRLLGYWGSTPWSNIGETLNYGVELSVNWSKQFGKDLNVDFRGNFTYNQNKYKFVDEPNYPYVWQTKTGKPLNTLTGYVAEGLFTSQEEIDNWPDQTQLGSIPMPGDIKYRDIDGNGVITTEDQVMLSPYANVPRIQYGLGLNVQWKKFDFGVFFNGSAMRDIMINSGYAPFLSTGGDGLGGESLPRNLMKWIADNHWSADNPNPHATYPRLGLSNADIAGNIQPSSYWLRNGNFIRFKTLEVGYSFPMCRVYFSGDNLAVFSPFKLWDPELSWQAYPFQRTFNLGVQLTF; encoded by the coding sequence ATGGATTTAATACCAATTAAAAGCAAGCGGAAACTGGCAATGGCATTGTTCCTTTGTGCAGTTTTAATCGGCATGTGCCCTCCAAGCGTGGCTGCCGATACGGGTAATAAGTGGCCCGTTCCGGAAATCCAACAAAGTAAAACTCCGGCTAAACGTACATTAATCGGAACTGTCACCGATGCTTCTACCGGAGAAACCTTGGTGGGCGTGAATATCGTCGTCAAGGGGACGACGCAGGGTACGGTGACCGACCTCGACGGAAAATACTCCATCGAAGTACCCAACAAGTCGGAACTGGTAGTCTCTTACATCGGGTATAAGACGCAGACCATTGAGGTGGGCGACTTGGGTGTGCTGAACATCAAGATGTCAGGAAACAATGAGATGCTGGACGAAGTAGTGGTGGTGGGTGCCGGAACACAGAAAAAAGTTTCCGTCACAGGTGCCATTACAACCACACAAGGTTTTATGTTGAAAACACCTTCCTCGTCACTGACCACTTCACTGGCAGGTAAGTTGGCGGGTGTTATCTCGACCATGAGCAGTGGCGAACCGGGCTCGACCTCTTCGTTCTACATTCGCGGTATCAACACTTTCGGTGGTGTAGCGACTCCTCTGATTTTGCTTGACGGAGTGGAAATCTCAGCCGGCGATTTAAACCGTATCCCGGCAGAAGGTATCGAAAGTTTCTCTATTTTGAAGGATGCTTCGGCAACGGCTATCTACGGTAACCGGGGTGCAAACGGCGTTATGCTCGTCACCACCAAGAGCGGAAAGGAAAACACGAAAGCAACCATCAAGGTATCTCTCGAGGCAGCCTATTTCCGACCGATGAACCGCCCCGAATTTGCCGACGGGCCTACTTTCATGCGCGTCTACAACGAAGCACAACAAGCCAGAAGCAGCATTGCTGTTGCCCCGCACTATTCGGATGAAGACATCGCGAATACAGCAAGCGGCATCAACCCGTATGTATATCCGAATGTCGATTGGTACGACGAGCTTTTCCGCAGCGGCAACTACAACCAGCGCATAAATGTGAATGTATCAGGAGGTGCATCGCGTGTTACTTATTACATGAGCTTGCAAGCGAACCACGATACCGGTTTGCTCGACGCTCCCAGTAACTATGCATTCAATCCGAACATCAACCACTGGGAATATAATTTCCAGAATAACATCTCTTACAAGATGACAAATACAACAACGGTTGACCTGCGGATGATGGCTCAGATCGGAAACCAAAAGGGACCGAACTATTCAACCTCCGACCTGTATGCCTCGGTGATGCGGGCGAACCCTATTTCATTCCCCGCTTACTTCCCGGCTCAGGAAAACGACGAGTACATCCGGTACGGTAATGCGGAAGTCAAATCGGGTGTATACGGGCAAAACCCCTACGAGTATATGATGAGTTCGTTCCGCGAAGACAATTACAATACGCTGAACACTTCGTTGAATATCTCGCAGAAATTTGATTTCATTACCCCGGGATTAAGTGCAAAGGCATTGGTTAATTTCAAGAACTGGTCGAACTCTTATTACAATCGTTCTCTGACTCCTTATTTCTACCGTGTACAACCAGGAAGTTACAACTCGGAAAGCAACGAGTACGACCTTTTGTTGCTGCAACAGGGAACAGACTTTGTCAACCAGTCGGGTATTACCAAATCGGCCGACCAGACTTTCTATTTCGATGCGCGGGTAGACTGGAAGCGCAGCTTTGACAGACACAATGTGACGGGTATGTTAATGTATATGATGCGTGAATTCCGGAATGATATCCTGCCGAATCGAAACCAAGGGTATTCGGGACGCTTTACCTACGATTACGATAATCGCTATTTGGTGGAGTTCAACTTCGGTTATAACGGTTCCGAACGTTTGGCAAAAGAAGACCGCTTTGAGTTCTTCCCGGCAGCCTCTCTCGGTTGGGTAGTCAGCGGCGAAAAGTTCTGGGAACCGATTGCACCGTATGTCGACCACTTCAAAATCAGAGGTTCCTACGGATTAGTCGGCAGTGACCAGTTTGACGGCGGCGCACAACACTTCCTTTATCAAAATCAGGTAGGTATAGGTGGTGGAGCTGAGTGGAATACCGGACTTCCGACCAGTTTGCTGAAACGTACCGGACACAGTTTTAATATCTTGGCCGTACAAAATGCAGGTTGGGAGCATGTGAAGAAACTGGACATCGGTGCCGATTTTTCTCTGTTTAACCAATTCAATATTACATTCGACTACTTCCGCGACCATCGCGACCGGATATTGATGAGGCGCGCCAGCTTCCCGAGATTGTTGGGCTACTGGGGCTCGACACCTTGGAGTAACATTGGTGAAACACTTAATTACGGTGTTGAACTGAGTGTGAACTGGAGCAAACAGTTCGGTAAGGATTTGAACGTAGATTTCCGGGGAAACTTTACCTACAATCAGAACAAATACAAATTCGTAGACGAACCCAACTACCCGTATGTTTGGCAGACAAAGACCGGAAAACCGCTCAACACGCTCACCGGTTACGTAGCTGAAGGACTTTTCACCAGCCAGGAAGAAATTGACAATTGGCCCGACCAGACACAGTTAGGTTCTATCCCGATGCCGGGCGACATCAAGTATCGCGACATCGACGGTAACGGCGTCATCACGACGGAAGACCAGGTCATGCTTTCTCCTTATGCCAATGTACCCCGTATTCAATACGGTTTGGGCCTGAACGTTCAGTGGAAGAAATTCGACTTTGGTGTCTTCTTCAACGGTTCCGCCATGCGCGACATTATGATCAATTCCGGCTACGCACCGTTCCTCTCAACCGGTGGCGACGGACTTGGAGGTGAATCATTGCCGCGAAATTTGATGAAATGGATTGCCGACAACCATTGGTCGGCCGATAACCCGAACCCCCATGCTACCTATCCGCGCTTGGGCCTTTCCAATGCCGATATTGCCGGCAATATCCAACCCAGTTCCTACTGGCTTCGCAACGGTAATTTCATCCGGTTTAAGACGCTGGAAGTGGGCTATAGTTTCCCGATGTGCCGCGTTTATTTCTCAGGCGACAACTTAGCTGTGTTCAGTCCGTTCAAGTTATGGGATCCGGAATTGTCGTGGCAGGCCTATCCATTCCAACGGACGTTTAATTTAGGTGTCCAATTAACATTCTAA